A single region of the Stenotrophomonas sp. Marseille-Q4652 genome encodes:
- a CDS encoding DUF6152 family protein, translated as MKHGIGRSTRLLGLALAGFAPVALAHHGWDWAEQEQSTLDATVVSVSMTPPHPGLQVRADDGSTWKIDLGNPNQTERSGFRADSARAGDRISVLGNRNRDAAKKHMKAVRIVVEGTPYVLYPERLQAP; from the coding sequence ATGAAGCACGGCATTGGCAGGAGCACGCGGCTGCTCGGCCTGGCACTGGCCGGCTTTGCCCCGGTGGCCCTGGCCCACCATGGCTGGGACTGGGCCGAGCAGGAGCAGAGCACGCTGGACGCCACGGTGGTATCGGTGTCGATGACGCCGCCGCATCCCGGCCTGCAGGTCAGGGCCGATGACGGCAGTACCTGGAAGATCGACCTGGGCAATCCCAACCAGACCGAACGCTCGGGCTTCCGCGCCGACAGCGCCAGGGCTGGCGACCGCATCAGCGTGCTCGGCAACCGCAACAGGGACGCCGCGAAGAAGCACATGAAGGCGGTACGCATCGTCGTCGAGGGCACGCCCTACGTGCTGTACCCCGAGCGCCTGCAGGCGCCGTGA